In Thalassoglobus sp. JC818, a single window of DNA contains:
- the nrfH gene encoding cytochrome c nitrite reductase small subunit — protein sequence MDSEGNTGPIVDQSSLSSENKTKPSESSRSQWGRVFSVILAAMIGLLFGLGTFTFGYGKGASYLSNDPASCANCHIMQSHFDSWQKSSHRHLAVCNDCHLPHNFVGKYVTKADNGFFHSIAFTLDNFHEPIQIKPRNRRVTQHACMHCHQDFVHQFLVNDAQREGLSCVHCHSDVGHAHK from the coding sequence ATGGACTCCGAAGGCAACACTGGTCCGATCGTCGATCAAAGCAGTTTGTCGAGTGAGAATAAAACCAAGCCTTCGGAATCATCTCGATCACAATGGGGCCGGGTCTTCTCCGTCATTCTCGCCGCAATGATCGGACTTCTCTTCGGGCTGGGAACATTCACCTTCGGATACGGAAAAGGTGCCAGCTACCTGAGCAACGACCCAGCTTCATGTGCCAACTGCCACATTATGCAGTCACATTTCGACAGCTGGCAAAAGTCGAGTCATCGCCATCTCGCTGTCTGCAATGACTGCCATCTCCCGCACAATTTTGTGGGAAAGTATGTGACCAAAGCTGACAACGGTTTCTTCCACTCGATCGCTTTCACGTTGGACAACTTTCACGAGCCAATTCAGATCAAGCCGCGAAATCGACGCGTTACACAGCATGCGTGTATGCACTGCCATCAGGATTTCGTGCATCAATTCCTGGTCAATGACGCTCAGCGGGAGGGACTTTCCTGTGTTCATTGCCATAGCGATGTGGGACATGCACACAAGTAG
- the deoC gene encoding deoxyribose-phosphate aldolase has product MSTTELSYSDLSKMIDHAILTPTLTETDIVNGIRLALAYDVASVCILPYAMPLCTKMLKGSTVRTSTTIGFPHGAQSTDAKRFEAERAIADGCQELDMVVNISRVRSGQWDEVREDIRAVIDVAHKADRQVKVIFENCYLNDEQKIRLCEICSDLNADWAKTSTGFGTRGATVEDLKLMRTHCARHVQIKAAGGIRTYESLLEMRTIGVTRCGASATQQILDECRRQLNLPNIDFEKLNSSTGY; this is encoded by the coding sequence ATGTCGACCACAGAATTAAGCTACTCCGATCTTTCCAAGATGATTGATCACGCCATCCTCACCCCAACCCTGACCGAAACAGATATCGTCAACGGAATTCGGCTCGCCCTCGCTTACGACGTTGCCAGCGTCTGCATTCTTCCCTACGCGATGCCCCTGTGCACGAAGATGCTGAAAGGAAGCACAGTCCGGACATCGACCACGATCGGTTTTCCTCACGGAGCACAATCGACCGACGCAAAACGTTTCGAAGCAGAACGAGCCATCGCAGATGGTTGCCAGGAACTCGACATGGTCGTCAACATCAGTCGCGTCCGAAGCGGGCAGTGGGATGAAGTTCGCGAGGACATTCGTGCGGTCATCGACGTTGCGCACAAAGCTGATCGTCAGGTGAAGGTCATCTTTGAGAACTGCTATCTCAACGATGAACAAAAAATCAGGCTGTGTGAAATCTGCAGTGACCTCAACGCCGACTGGGCCAAAACTTCCACCGGGTTCGGAACGAGAGGAGCGACCGTTGAAGATCTCAAACTAATGCGAACGCACTGTGCTCGGCATGTGCAGATCAAAGCCGCGGGAGGGATTCGAACATACGAGTCACTCCTGGAAATGCGGACAATCGGCGTCACAAGATGTGGAGCCAGCGCGACTCAGCAAATCCTCGACGAATGCCGCCGCCAACTCAATCTTCCAAACATCGACTTCGAAAAACTCAATAGTTCGACCGGCTACTAA
- a CDS encoding GNAT family N-acetyltransferase, whose translation MSELISFQREGQLGFDEFRDLLVRSTLGARRPLSERDRLQGMLDNADIIISARTEDGKLVGIARSITDFSYCTYLSDLAVDAAYQKQGIGKELIRQTRIASGLDVRLILLSAPQAVDYYPHIGFEKHDSCWTISPEAK comes from the coding sequence GTGTCAGAATTGATTTCATTTCAGCGGGAAGGACAACTCGGCTTCGACGAGTTCAGAGATCTCCTCGTGCGGTCGACCCTCGGAGCCCGGCGACCGCTTTCCGAGCGAGACCGATTACAAGGCATGCTCGACAATGCGGACATCATCATCTCCGCCCGAACTGAAGATGGGAAACTCGTCGGCATCGCCCGGTCGATCACAGACTTTTCGTATTGCACGTACCTGTCAGACCTCGCGGTCGATGCTGCGTACCAGAAGCAAGGCATCGGCAAGGAGCTGATTCGGCAAACGCGAATTGCCAGTGGTCTTGATGTGCGACTGATTCTCCTGTCCGCTCCTCAAGCAGTGGACTATTACCCGCACATTGGTTTCGAAAAGCACGACTCGTGCTGGACGATCAGTCCGGAAGCGAAGTAA
- a CDS encoding TIGR00730 family Rossman fold protein — protein sequence MAEIKSVCVFCGSRTGRNPLYSSTAAELGKRLAKSGRTLVFGGGHIGLMGVVANATLEHGGSVIGVIPESLQQKELAHPGVQDMRIVDSMHTRKAMMAEEADAFIALPGGLGTFEELCEILTWAQLGFHRKPVALLNVNGYYDHLIQMIDHGISEGFMSDNHRKLVAVVESIDEFFTLLENATSVPSDDESLWEKT from the coding sequence ATGGCAGAAATTAAAAGCGTGTGCGTCTTCTGTGGCTCTAGAACCGGACGCAATCCGCTGTACTCATCGACAGCTGCTGAGTTGGGGAAACGGTTGGCAAAGTCCGGGCGAACGCTCGTCTTCGGCGGTGGACACATCGGGCTGATGGGAGTCGTCGCGAATGCTACCTTGGAGCACGGAGGATCGGTCATCGGAGTCATCCCGGAATCGCTGCAGCAGAAAGAATTAGCGCATCCGGGAGTCCAAGACATGAGAATTGTCGACTCAATGCACACACGAAAAGCCATGATGGCTGAGGAAGCGGATGCCTTTATCGCATTGCCCGGCGGTCTGGGAACCTTCGAAGAACTCTGCGAAATCCTGACGTGGGCGCAGCTTGGATTTCATCGAAAGCCTGTCGCGCTGCTCAACGTGAACGGCTACTATGATCACCTGATTCAAATGATCGATCACGGAATCAGTGAAGGATTTATGTCCGACAACCATCGCAAGTTGGTGGCCGTCGTGGAATCGATCGATGAGTTCTTCACGCTGCTCGAGAATGCGACCAGTGTTCCCAGCGATGATGAATCGCTTTGGGAGAAAACGTGA
- the uvrB gene encoding excinuclease ABC subunit UvrB: protein MPRFELASEFQPAGDQPAAIASLVAGIEEGKKSQVLLGATGTGKTFTVANVIQQVQRPTLVLAHNKTLAAQLYGEFREFFPNNAVTYFVSYYDYYQPEAYIPQRDIYIEKDASINDEIDRLRLLATSALVSRRDVIVVASVSCIYGLGSPQDYLDMMVPLNVGDTIDRDSFLLKLVDIQYDRNDIDFQRGKFRVRGDVIEVWPAYEEFAYRIELWGDEVDKLSIIDPISGVGSKSLKDIYIYPAKHFVMPQNRIDDAMEEINEELNQQLAKFQKEGKLLEAQRLSARTRHDMELLKEMGFCPGIENYSRALTKRKPGDPPATLYDFFPKDFLFVVDESHQTIPQVRAMYHGDRSRKETLVNHGFRLPMALDNRPLKFEEWDQRRNQTIFVSATPAEWELDQTKGEIVQQIIRPTGLVDPVVRVQSARGQVPHLMEQIRIRAERGERTLVTTLTKRLSEDLVNYLQEEGIRCEWLHSELDAIERVEVLRELREGKFDAVVGVNLLREGLDLPEVSLVCILDADKEGFLRSETSLIQTIGRAARNVNAEVFLYADSVTQSMQRAMDETTRRREIQLKYNADHGITPETIRKAIKRGIEEEISARKIEQSASGRASEVEYINQEYLKELEAEMLQAAENLEFERAAHLRDRISDLQKQLDKADGAIAVPKDSGPKEKRQSKSQGKRGKKRGSRKRVPRPRRGD, encoded by the coding sequence ATGCCACGTTTTGAACTCGCTTCTGAATTTCAGCCCGCCGGAGATCAACCTGCAGCGATCGCTTCGCTGGTTGCAGGGATTGAAGAGGGAAAGAAGTCTCAGGTGCTGCTGGGAGCCACCGGAACAGGAAAGACGTTCACAGTCGCGAACGTCATCCAGCAGGTTCAACGCCCAACTCTGGTCCTTGCTCACAACAAAACGCTGGCTGCCCAGCTCTACGGAGAGTTCCGCGAGTTCTTTCCGAACAACGCGGTGACCTACTTCGTCAGTTACTACGACTACTACCAGCCAGAGGCGTACATCCCGCAGCGGGATATCTACATCGAAAAAGACGCTAGCATCAACGACGAAATTGACCGACTCCGTCTTTTGGCCACGAGCGCGCTCGTATCGCGACGGGATGTGATTGTCGTCGCCAGTGTCTCCTGCATCTACGGTCTCGGTTCGCCACAGGATTACCTCGACATGATGGTGCCGCTAAATGTTGGGGACACCATTGACCGAGACAGCTTCCTTCTGAAGCTTGTCGACATCCAATACGATCGAAATGACATCGACTTCCAGCGAGGAAAATTCCGCGTCCGGGGCGACGTCATCGAAGTCTGGCCCGCATACGAAGAATTTGCTTATCGAATTGAACTCTGGGGCGACGAAGTCGACAAGCTTTCGATTATCGATCCCATCAGTGGGGTCGGCAGCAAGTCCCTGAAGGACATCTACATTTATCCCGCCAAGCACTTCGTCATGCCTCAAAACCGCATCGATGATGCCATGGAAGAGATCAACGAAGAGCTCAATCAGCAGCTGGCGAAGTTTCAGAAAGAGGGCAAACTCCTCGAAGCGCAGCGACTCTCTGCGCGCACGCGTCACGACATGGAACTCCTCAAAGAAATGGGGTTCTGTCCGGGCATCGAGAACTACTCCCGAGCGTTAACCAAGCGTAAGCCGGGTGATCCGCCAGCGACGCTGTACGACTTCTTCCCGAAGGATTTCCTCTTTGTGGTTGATGAGTCGCACCAGACCATTCCACAAGTCCGTGCGATGTATCATGGGGACCGCTCTCGAAAGGAAACGCTCGTCAATCACGGTTTCCGCCTGCCAATGGCACTCGACAATCGCCCCCTCAAATTCGAGGAATGGGACCAGCGGCGCAACCAGACGATCTTCGTCTCCGCGACCCCCGCTGAGTGGGAACTCGATCAGACGAAAGGAGAAATTGTCCAGCAGATCATTCGTCCGACGGGGCTTGTCGATCCAGTAGTGCGAGTTCAGTCAGCACGCGGTCAAGTTCCTCACCTGATGGAGCAGATCCGCATTCGGGCCGAACGCGGTGAGCGAACTCTCGTCACCACACTCACGAAACGACTGTCTGAAGATCTTGTCAACTACTTGCAAGAGGAGGGCATTCGTTGTGAATGGCTGCACAGCGAACTCGACGCAATTGAGAGAGTCGAAGTTCTCCGCGAATTGCGAGAAGGCAAATTCGACGCTGTCGTCGGCGTCAACCTCTTGAGAGAAGGACTCGATCTTCCGGAAGTGTCTCTCGTTTGCATCCTCGATGCGGACAAGGAAGGTTTCCTGCGCAGCGAAACGAGTTTGATTCAGACAATCGGCCGGGCTGCCCGAAACGTGAATGCGGAAGTCTTTCTTTATGCAGACTCAGTCACGCAAAGCATGCAGCGAGCAATGGATGAGACAACCCGCCGCCGAGAGATTCAACTCAAGTACAACGCTGACCATGGAATCACTCCAGAAACCATTCGCAAAGCGATCAAACGCGGAATCGAAGAAGAAATCTCCGCACGCAAGATTGAACAAAGTGCGAGCGGTCGAGCCAGCGAAGTGGAATACATCAATCAGGAATACCTGAAGGAACTCGAAGCAGAGATGCTTCAGGCTGCCGAGAATCTCGAGTTCGAGCGTGCAGCCCATCTCCGCGATCGAATCTCTGATCTCCAGAAGCAACTCGACAAAGCGGATGGAGCCATCGCTGTTCCGAAAGACAGCGGACCGAAGGAGAAACGACAAAGCAAGTCACAGGGCAAACGCGGCAAAAAGAGAGGCTCAAGAAAACGCGTCCCTCGCCCACGTCGTGGTGATTAG
- a CDS encoding ammonia-forming cytochrome c nitrite reductase subunit c552, translating to MLVGLILLVALTTFAVTGVLVTIFERQQEARTPFVRLVEVDELTTDPAPWGVNWPNQYDTYLQSVDTEESEYGGSSAMTTSKLETYPWLKRLYAGYAFSLDYREARGHAYMLYDQEVTKRVTERPQGGACLHCHASIIPTYRRLGMEALGEEVNEETLAEDFNWDAVVEGFVLVSKMDYPSAHKEVLMTPDGSTGEQKSPFPGGTSEVKTSNDQPSTDSEEAEDPHLGQAHPVSCIDCHDPQSMQIRVTRPGFVMGIQALAESDEPVHHLPSITRWREGSRAEKYDPNELASRQEMRSFVCGQCHVEYYCATKETLFFPWENGLKAEQIEQTFDEHLFPDGTEFFDYKHGETGAKIYKAQHPEFELWSQGIHARSGVSCSDCHMPYERKGAMKVSSHLVQSPMLNINNSCQVCHNVPEEELKARVETIQDRTKSLMLRAADAMTAMLDAIRDAEAAGATEEQLKPILDLQRKGMWRLDFISSENSKGFHADQEAARLLGESIDYCRQAEVMALKLRASEAPESTREVTPIEGVTPAKEAPVGAE from the coding sequence ATGCTTGTCGGTCTCATTCTTTTAGTGGCTTTGACGACCTTCGCTGTGACCGGTGTGCTGGTGACAATCTTCGAACGCCAGCAGGAAGCGCGCACGCCGTTTGTTCGTCTTGTCGAAGTTGACGAACTCACAACTGATCCCGCGCCATGGGGAGTCAACTGGCCGAATCAATACGACACCTATCTGCAATCGGTTGATACCGAAGAGTCCGAATACGGCGGCTCGAGTGCGATGACGACCAGCAAGCTGGAAACCTACCCCTGGTTGAAACGGCTATACGCTGGATACGCATTCAGCCTCGATTACAGAGAAGCCCGTGGGCACGCTTACATGCTGTATGATCAGGAAGTCACCAAGCGAGTGACTGAACGGCCGCAGGGTGGGGCGTGTTTGCACTGTCATGCTTCGATTATTCCCACATACCGCCGTCTCGGAATGGAAGCTCTCGGGGAAGAAGTAAACGAAGAGACGCTGGCTGAGGACTTCAACTGGGATGCTGTCGTCGAAGGCTTCGTTCTTGTCAGTAAAATGGATTATCCCTCCGCTCACAAAGAAGTCCTTATGACTCCCGATGGTTCAACCGGTGAGCAGAAATCTCCATTCCCGGGAGGAACATCTGAAGTCAAAACGAGCAATGATCAACCGTCAACGGATTCAGAAGAGGCAGAAGATCCTCATCTCGGGCAAGCCCATCCTGTGAGTTGCATCGACTGCCACGATCCACAGTCAATGCAAATTCGCGTCACACGTCCTGGATTTGTGATGGGAATTCAAGCTTTGGCTGAGAGCGACGAGCCTGTTCATCATCTCCCCAGCATCACTCGCTGGCGAGAAGGATCGCGAGCGGAGAAATACGATCCGAACGAACTCGCAAGCCGGCAGGAAATGCGATCATTCGTTTGTGGGCAGTGTCATGTCGAATATTACTGTGCCACAAAAGAAACTCTGTTCTTCCCTTGGGAAAATGGACTCAAAGCAGAGCAGATCGAACAAACTTTCGACGAACATCTCTTCCCGGACGGAACCGAGTTTTTCGATTACAAGCATGGAGAAACTGGAGCGAAGATCTACAAAGCCCAGCATCCAGAATTCGAACTCTGGAGTCAGGGAATTCATGCTCGAAGCGGTGTCAGCTGCTCAGACTGCCACATGCCTTACGAGCGAAAAGGGGCCATGAAAGTCAGCAGCCACTTGGTGCAGAGCCCGATGCTCAACATCAACAACTCCTGTCAGGTCTGCCACAATGTTCCTGAAGAAGAACTGAAAGCACGTGTCGAAACCATTCAGGACCGAACCAAATCGTTGATGCTTCGCGCAGCGGATGCAATGACAGCCATGCTCGACGCGATTCGCGATGCCGAGGCAGCTGGCGCGACTGAGGAGCAGCTTAAACCAATTCTTGATCTGCAGAGAAAGGGAATGTGGCGTCTGGATTTCATCAGCAGTGAGAACTCCAAAGGATTTCACGCCGATCAGGAAGCAGCAAGACTGCTCGGTGAGTCAATCGATTACTGCCGTCAGGCTGAAGTGATGGCTCTGAAACTGCGTGCCTCAGAAGCTCCCGAATCAACCAGAGAAGTGACACCCATCGAAGGAGTAACACCAGCCAAAGAGGCACCAGTCGGGGCAGAGTAA
- a CDS encoding MFS transporter — protein sequence MNPSHAISPTVSVATRQRYLLVLLLFFHTVNTYMDRVCISAAKSSMQNDIAGLTDQMMGYVFGIFAVGYALFQIPAGWYSDRAGPRMALTIVVIIWSIFTALTGAVYTAISLLIVRFLFGVGEAGAYPGATRALYRWLPARERGIGQGIFHSGARIGAALSLVVMPAVISMIGWRWTFVANGLVGIVWGAIWWFWYRDKPEEHPWTNDQEADLIARGIHEQEVPNVELPYIQIVTSANVLLAMFQYAASNITFFISITWLRPYIEERWGTDAANLSALPLLVGAVALWFSGFLVTKLYQMGMPVMSRRIPAMLGYALGAIGLILCTQTTSFESVWPLILCFSIAMFGVEMTLSPSWAFCMDIGGDRSGAVSGAMNMVGNLGAALSAVVFPYFVNHVTLPYFATETGTANSFFVFAALMNVLAVIAWTMMNPQRILRRLTDREMQFRMIGFLALILMVVFSLVYTKLIMG from the coding sequence ATGAACCCATCGCACGCAATTTCTCCGACTGTTTCAGTAGCGACTCGACAGAGATACCTGTTAGTGCTGCTGTTGTTCTTTCACACGGTGAACACGTACATGGATCGTGTGTGTATCTCTGCTGCGAAATCGTCGATGCAGAATGACATCGCCGGACTGACAGACCAGATGATGGGATATGTGTTTGGAATTTTTGCAGTTGGGTACGCATTGTTCCAAATTCCTGCTGGTTGGTACAGCGACCGAGCAGGTCCACGCATGGCATTGACGATCGTTGTCATCATCTGGAGCATCTTCACAGCTCTGACTGGAGCCGTTTACACAGCCATCAGCTTGTTGATTGTCCGATTTCTGTTCGGAGTCGGTGAGGCAGGAGCGTATCCGGGGGCAACTCGAGCGCTCTATCGTTGGCTTCCAGCCAGAGAACGAGGCATCGGGCAGGGGATTTTCCATTCCGGAGCCCGAATCGGTGCGGCTCTGTCACTAGTGGTGATGCCAGCGGTGATCTCGATGATTGGCTGGAGATGGACATTCGTCGCGAATGGCCTGGTCGGCATCGTCTGGGGAGCGATCTGGTGGTTCTGGTATCGAGATAAACCCGAAGAGCACCCGTGGACCAATGATCAGGAAGCCGATCTGATCGCTCGCGGAATCCATGAACAGGAAGTCCCCAATGTCGAACTTCCTTACATCCAAATCGTCACGTCAGCCAATGTCTTGCTGGCCATGTTCCAATATGCCGCAAGCAATATAACATTCTTTATCAGCATCACCTGGTTGAGACCCTACATCGAAGAGCGATGGGGAACAGATGCCGCGAACTTGTCCGCACTTCCGCTTCTCGTCGGAGCAGTCGCGCTGTGGTTTTCCGGGTTTCTGGTGACGAAGCTTTATCAAATGGGCATGCCGGTCATGTCTCGCAGAATTCCAGCGATGCTGGGCTATGCGTTGGGCGCGATTGGCTTGATTCTTTGCACTCAAACCACATCATTCGAAAGCGTCTGGCCACTGATTCTCTGCTTTTCGATCGCCATGTTTGGTGTTGAAATGACGTTAAGCCCCAGCTGGGCGTTCTGCATGGACATTGGCGGAGACCGTTCCGGGGCAGTTTCCGGAGCGATGAACATGGTCGGCAATCTGGGAGCTGCGCTGAGCGCGGTGGTGTTTCCCTACTTCGTCAATCACGTCACGCTTCCCTACTTCGCAACGGAAACGGGAACTGCAAACTCATTCTTTGTGTTCGCTGCGTTGATGAACGTGCTTGCAGTGATCGCATGGACGATGATGAATCCGCAACGGATTCTTCGCAGACTGACTGATCGCGAAATGCAGTTCCGCATGATCGGTTTTCTAGCTCTCATTCTCATGGTGGTGTTTTCGCTCGTTTACACCAAGTTGATTATGGGGTGA
- a CDS encoding VOC family protein: MSVNHVPDGYHAVQAYLIVQNADEAIEWYKKVFGAVERMRLTGPGGSVGHAELEIGDSIIMLASEFPDMDVYGPEHFNGSPISMAIYFEDVDTVYQRAVDAGATAKRPVQDQFYGDRSGMIVDPFGHSWSLATHIEDVTPEEVQKRFDQMMSGGNG; encoded by the coding sequence ATGAGCGTCAATCACGTTCCCGACGGTTACCACGCAGTTCAGGCATATCTCATTGTTCAAAATGCTGATGAAGCAATCGAGTGGTACAAAAAGGTGTTCGGAGCTGTGGAGCGGATGCGTCTCACCGGCCCTGGAGGATCAGTTGGACATGCCGAACTTGAAATCGGTGACTCGATCATAATGTTGGCGAGTGAATTCCCGGATATGGATGTGTATGGTCCGGAGCACTTCAACGGGTCCCCAATCAGCATGGCAATTTACTTCGAGGACGTGGACACCGTCTATCAACGTGCAGTCGACGCCGGAGCGACTGCGAAGCGACCAGTTCAGGACCAATTCTATGGTGATCGCAGCGGAATGATTGTCGATCCGTTTGGACACAGTTGGTCGCTGGCCACTCACATTGAAGATGTGACTCCCGAGGAAGTCCAAAAACGATTTGATCAAATGATGAGTGGCGGAAACGGCTAA
- a CDS encoding LysR family transcriptional regulator has protein sequence MGVPPSSSNVQPRASELSVQQMQTFQCVFEENGYAPAARRLQLSVPTVWQQIQAVERLYEATFFEKEGRRIVSTLKAQQLYDQFSEILAGIDSTFETVSDERSEYESITLVTGVRMLMEDLVVPLKDFRDEFENTLVIRHGNNRLAEEMVLSGEADLALTLEAESPRSSARVHFEPAYFIDFLAIAEKSHPYCQAKQNSLRELVKHDLVVTVPGTHGRDAFEHAIHREHLNARVTVETDNSGFTIACVRAGLGVGVVAGRLDGHLCDGLFVRSLRKQLGRRQIVFLWKRGRKLTGPMKRLVEIVQKSHE, from the coding sequence ATGGGCGTTCCACCGAGTTCTTCAAACGTTCAGCCTCGCGCCAGCGAGCTGAGCGTGCAGCAGATGCAAACATTCCAATGTGTCTTTGAGGAAAACGGTTACGCGCCGGCTGCCCGACGCCTCCAGTTGTCAGTACCAACCGTGTGGCAGCAGATTCAAGCCGTCGAGCGACTCTACGAAGCCACATTCTTCGAGAAAGAAGGCCGTCGAATTGTTTCGACGCTGAAAGCTCAACAGCTGTACGATCAGTTCTCTGAGATACTCGCGGGGATCGATTCCACCTTCGAAACCGTCAGCGACGAACGATCCGAATACGAATCGATCACACTCGTGACCGGCGTTCGAATGTTGATGGAAGATCTCGTCGTCCCTCTCAAAGACTTTCGAGATGAGTTCGAAAACACGCTCGTCATTCGACACGGAAACAATCGACTCGCTGAAGAGATGGTCCTGAGCGGCGAAGCGGATCTCGCGCTGACTCTTGAAGCGGAGTCTCCACGCTCCTCTGCCCGAGTCCATTTTGAGCCAGCCTATTTCATTGACTTTCTGGCCATCGCGGAGAAGAGTCATCCGTACTGTCAGGCGAAGCAGAACAGCCTCCGCGAACTTGTGAAGCATGATCTCGTGGTGACTGTTCCCGGAACTCACGGACGAGATGCATTCGAGCATGCGATTCATCGCGAGCACCTGAATGCACGAGTAACCGTCGAAACAGACAACAGTGGTTTCACGATCGCCTGTGTTCGAGCCGGTCTAGGTGTGGGAGTTGTCGCGGGCCGTCTGGACGGGCATCTCTGTGACGGGCTGTTCGTTCGATCGCTGCGAAAACAACTTGGCCGACGGCAAATTGTGTTTTTGTGGAAACGAGGACGAAAGCTGACCGGGCCGATGAAGAGGCTCGTTGAGATCGTTCAGAAGTCTCACGAGTAA
- a CDS encoding radical SAM protein, producing MHTPQRILVVDLCQSSRIPNIAVGYLVAGLRENGFDVSVFSPLSVGARGFSRETIDTPLSHLKRRIHFSSHPAMLRVHDTLHSMWKYYNRGRPLPQVLQSFRETLRDQSPDLVMISAYLDHYPTVRLMAEETRAANVPLLLGGPAFNSLETIKAWRDLPGLTAIVGQEIEFSIADIARSAIEGTGLDQHPGVHSPNGTSGPPAFPIPDLSKLPVPDYQDFPWEKYEHRILPVMTGRGCQWGKCVFCSDVKSVNGIGRFRSRGLEGVLHELRTLGERHEANSTFFVDIKLNSDLDMWRGLINEYQNCLPGGEWVGVVHVDRRTDNGLSLSDLSAAREAGMVRISCGLESGSQRLNDRMAKGTTVQHLGEFFQDARKAGISTRATMMLGFPGEQAEDIHSTLDFLDTYGSDVDRINLSRFALFPGTELAQQLERKPEMHTGLTLLTWDHRNAQVRYRYEPSMTREYRKAKSQLLKAVHEVNSRPLPTEAEIFNGVM from the coding sequence ATGCATACTCCGCAGCGAATACTGGTTGTGGACCTTTGCCAGTCCTCTCGCATTCCAAACATTGCTGTCGGCTATCTCGTGGCTGGCCTTCGAGAAAATGGATTTGATGTCTCCGTCTTCTCGCCACTTTCCGTCGGAGCACGCGGATTCTCACGAGAAACAATCGATACGCCACTCAGTCACCTCAAACGCCGGATTCATTTCTCTTCGCACCCGGCCATGTTGCGCGTTCATGACACGCTGCATTCGATGTGGAAGTACTACAATCGAGGCCGACCGCTGCCTCAAGTGCTTCAAAGTTTTCGTGAGACACTTCGTGACCAATCGCCTGATTTGGTCATGATCTCAGCGTATCTGGATCACTATCCGACGGTTCGACTCATGGCCGAAGAAACTCGGGCTGCCAATGTTCCACTGCTTCTCGGTGGACCGGCTTTCAACTCTCTCGAGACGATCAAAGCTTGGCGCGACCTGCCCGGACTGACAGCAATCGTTGGACAGGAAATTGAGTTCTCGATTGCTGACATCGCTCGAAGTGCAATCGAGGGAACAGGGCTTGATCAACATCCCGGTGTTCATTCGCCGAATGGAACTTCTGGACCGCCCGCTTTTCCCATTCCCGACCTTTCGAAGTTGCCTGTCCCAGACTATCAGGACTTCCCATGGGAAAAATATGAACATCGAATTCTTCCAGTCATGACCGGAAGAGGTTGCCAATGGGGGAAGTGCGTCTTCTGTTCGGATGTAAAATCGGTCAACGGAATCGGTCGGTTTCGCTCTCGTGGTTTGGAAGGCGTTCTCCACGAACTACGAACGCTCGGTGAACGGCATGAAGCAAACTCAACATTCTTTGTCGACATTAAACTCAACTCAGACCTCGACATGTGGAGAGGGCTGATTAATGAGTACCAAAACTGCTTACCAGGAGGGGAGTGGGTCGGAGTCGTGCACGTCGATCGACGCACTGACAATGGACTTTCGCTATCAGACTTGAGCGCAGCGCGAGAAGCCGGCATGGTCCGTATCAGTTGTGGCCTAGAGTCTGGAAGTCAACGCCTGAACGACCGAATGGCGAAAGGGACAACAGTTCAACACCTGGGCGAGTTCTTTCAAGATGCTCGCAAAGCTGGGATATCGACGCGAGCAACGATGATGCTTGGATTTCCTGGAGAGCAGGCTGAGGATATTCACTCAACGTTGGATTTTCTCGACACATATGGATCAGACGTCGATCGAATCAATCTCAGCCGTTTTGCGCTTTTCCCGGGCACGGAACTGGCACAGCAGCTCGAACGCAAGCCGGAGATGCATACCGGTCTCACTTTACTCACATGGGATCATCGAAACGCTCAAGTTCGCTATCGCTATGAACCTTCGATGACTCGCGAATACCGCAAGGCAAAATCACAATTGTTGAAGGCGGTTCATGAAGTCAACTCTCGACCGCTTCCGACAGAAGCAGAGATCTTCAACGGAGTGATGTAG